Proteins from a genomic interval of Streptomyces fodineus:
- a CDS encoding TldD/PmbA family protein: protein MSARTHKPHEIVEQALALSRADGCVVIADEHSTANLRWAGNALTTNGVTRGRTLTVIATVDGKEGTASGVVSRSAVTAQELEPLVRAAETAARGAGPAEDAQPLVGDVPQSPDFADAPAETSSAVFADFAPALGEAFARARAGGRELYGFANHELVSTYLGTSTGLRLRHDQPTGTLELNAKSPDRTRSAWAGRSTRDFKDIDPGALDAELAVRLGWAERRVELPAGRYETLLPPTAVADLLIYQLWSASGRDAAEGRTVFSRPGGGTRVGEKLAELPLTLRSDPNEPGLECPPFVVAHSSGGDQSVFDNGLPTHSTEWISEGVLRHLTTTRHSAGLTGLPVAPVLGNLILDGGDGRSLEEMVAGTERGLLLTCLWYIREVDPATLLLTGLTRDGVYLVENGEVTGQVNNFRFNESPVDLLRRATEAGRTEKTLPREWGDWFTRAAMPALRIPDFNMSSVSQGV, encoded by the coding sequence ATGAGCGCCCGTACCCACAAGCCGCACGAGATCGTCGAGCAGGCGCTGGCGCTGTCCCGGGCCGACGGCTGTGTCGTCATCGCCGACGAGCACTCCACCGCGAACCTGCGCTGGGCGGGCAACGCGCTCACCACGAACGGTGTGACCCGCGGTCGTACGCTCACCGTGATCGCGACCGTGGACGGCAAGGAGGGCACCGCCTCCGGTGTCGTCTCGCGGTCGGCGGTCACCGCGCAGGAGCTGGAGCCGCTGGTGCGGGCCGCCGAGACCGCCGCGCGCGGTGCCGGGCCCGCCGAGGACGCGCAGCCGCTGGTCGGCGATGTGCCGCAGTCGCCGGACTTCGCGGACGCGCCGGCCGAGACCTCCTCCGCGGTGTTCGCCGACTTCGCGCCGGCGCTGGGCGAGGCGTTCGCACGCGCGCGTGCGGGCGGCCGTGAGCTGTACGGCTTCGCCAACCACGAGCTGGTGTCGACATACCTGGGTACGTCCACCGGGCTGCGCCTGCGGCACGACCAGCCCACCGGCACGCTGGAGCTGAACGCCAAGTCGCCCGACCGTACGCGCTCGGCCTGGGCGGGCCGCTCCACCCGGGACTTCAAGGACATCGACCCGGGCGCGCTCGACGCCGAACTGGCCGTACGCCTCGGCTGGGCCGAGCGGCGCGTGGAGCTGCCCGCGGGGCGCTACGAGACGCTGCTGCCGCCCACGGCCGTGGCGGACCTGCTGATCTACCAGCTGTGGTCGGCGTCGGGCCGGGACGCGGCCGAGGGCCGGACCGTGTTCTCCAGGCCGGGCGGGGGCACGCGCGTCGGCGAGAAGCTCGCCGAGCTGCCGCTGACCCTGCGCAGCGACCCGAACGAGCCGGGCCTGGAGTGCCCGCCGTTCGTGGTCGCCCACTCCTCCGGCGGCGACCAGTCCGTGTTCGACAACGGGCTGCCGACCCATTCGACGGAGTGGATCAGCGAGGGTGTGCTCAGGCATCTGACGACCACCCGGCACAGCGCGGGCCTGACCGGGCTGCCGGTCGCCCCCGTGCTCGGGAACCTGATCCTGGACGGCGGTGACGGCCGCTCGCTGGAGGAGATGGTCGCGGGCACCGAGCGCGGGCTGCTGCTGACCTGCCTGTGGTACATCCGCGAGGTCGACCCGGCGACACTGCTGCTCACGGGTCTGACCCGGGACGGTGTCTACCTCGTGGAGAACGGCGAGGTGACCGGGCAGGTGAACAACTTCCGGTTCAACGAGTCGCCGGTGGACCTGCTGCGGCGGGCCACGGAGGCGGGCCGCACCGAGAAGACGCTGCCGCGCGAGTGGGGCGACTGGTTCACCCGGGCCGCGATGCCGGCGCTGCGGATCCCGGATTTCAATATGAGCTCTGTCAGTCAGGGCGTATAA
- a CDS encoding helix-turn-helix domain-containing protein produces MSADIGKRLQDVRKRRGMTQRQLASESGVSLSLIRKLEQGERADTRLETARRLAQALRVPTTNLIADHEDDPETAPGADDRWEAVRRALVAPVRADGVTEEPTVGGVRDAMESALPLFSGDRFAELSVILPPLLRDADLIAESGSEGRAVRVRLSQLTGWLLTQTRQFEAADIALSRSLEESSDRLQAAATVSTQCWLLLRRGRLSEARELATRWADEVEPRISRATPAELSAWGWLLLRASAAAIRDNRSGEAEDALRYANSAAVAMGREFAPRDDFLQAFGPVTVALKRAENAMIVDKPDLVLKLSQRIPTSGMRPTSNNRNRHLLDVAEAHVRSRDYAKTVEVLQGIRADAPQWLPNQRYARDIFGRVIARRRTLTQEMRDLADAIGVPV; encoded by the coding sequence ATGAGTGCCGACATTGGCAAGCGGCTTCAGGACGTACGCAAGCGACGCGGCATGACGCAGCGTCAGCTAGCGAGCGAGTCAGGCGTGTCCCTGTCCTTGATCCGGAAGCTGGAGCAAGGGGAACGGGCTGACACACGCCTGGAGACTGCGCGTCGGCTGGCACAGGCGCTGCGGGTGCCTACGACGAACCTCATTGCTGATCACGAGGACGATCCCGAGACGGCGCCTGGCGCTGATGATCGTTGGGAGGCTGTCCGGCGTGCGCTCGTGGCGCCGGTGCGGGCTGACGGGGTCACGGAAGAGCCGACTGTCGGCGGCGTGCGGGACGCCATGGAATCGGCTCTGCCGCTTTTCTCGGGTGATCGTTTCGCAGAGCTGAGCGTGATCCTTCCCCCCTTGCTGCGGGACGCTGACCTGATCGCCGAGAGTGGCTCGGAGGGGCGGGCCGTACGCGTCCGGCTCTCACAGCTCACAGGCTGGCTGCTCACCCAGACTCGGCAGTTCGAGGCGGCTGACATCGCGCTGTCCCGGTCGCTGGAGGAGTCGTCGGATCGGCTTCAGGCGGCGGCGACGGTGAGCACACAGTGCTGGCTCTTGCTGCGGCGCGGTCGGCTGTCTGAGGCGCGGGAGCTGGCAACGCGGTGGGCGGATGAGGTCGAGCCTCGTATTTCGCGGGCGACCCCGGCGGAGCTGAGCGCCTGGGGCTGGCTGCTGTTGCGGGCCTCCGCTGCTGCGATCCGGGACAACCGGTCTGGGGAGGCCGAAGACGCGTTGCGCTACGCCAACTCGGCGGCGGTCGCGATGGGGCGGGAGTTTGCTCCGCGCGACGACTTCTTGCAGGCGTTCGGGCCGGTCACGGTGGCTCTGAAGCGGGCCGAGAATGCCATGATCGTCGACAAGCCGGACTTGGTGCTCAAGCTCTCGCAGCGCATCCCGACCAGTGGCATGCGGCCCACCTCCAACAACCGCAACCGTCACCTCCTGGACGTGGCGGAGGCGCATGTCCGCTCCCGTGACTACGCGAAGACGGTTGAGGTCTTGCAGGGCATCCGTGCGGACGCTCCACAGTGGCTGCCTAACCAACGCTACGCGCGGGACATCTTCGGCCGAGTGATCGCGCGTCGGCGCACCCTCACGCAGGAGATGCGGGACCTGGCTGACGCGATCGGCGTACCGGTGTGA
- a CDS encoding replication initiator — protein MFNTSHEVTTSNSRSAELEREKRLRMLSDADRDIIRLANDPLFPRWLEQIRAIGGCAHPIYLSGSTVTRDALTGELISSYSTAGEPGERLAVRCRNRRASVCEPCSYLHAGDTYQLIRAGLSGGKNVPGAVRNQPRLFVTLTAPSFGSVHRFLDGERCRPRRDGGECEHGRPVGCGLVHAENDTALGRPLCADCYDHVAHVLWHAHAGRLWDRFTTAVRRHLASAAGIPRSKLRDHLVVSFAKVAEYQKRAAIHFHGVVRLDGPAGPGDPSPDWATAQLLTDAVHTAAQSANVRVPGSDAYGTELLAFGTQLAVRPIWSFADDEGPTDDAVAAYVAKYVSKGTAETGAGLDYRVTSLDDIHAAVVTSHVGALMATCWRLGGLPELERLRLRSWAHTLGYRGHILTKSRRYSTTYTALREERAEYRRGDTDPTDSPAVVTDSNWRYVGSGYTAGAALVAAGIAEDHVMSRQLAREAIEDEGRGWEL, from the coding sequence GTGTTCAACACCTCGCACGAGGTGACCACTTCAAATAGCCGCTCCGCTGAGCTGGAGCGTGAAAAGCGTTTGCGGATGCTCTCCGATGCTGATCGGGACATCATCCGTCTGGCCAACGACCCCCTGTTTCCGCGCTGGCTGGAGCAGATCAGAGCCATTGGGGGTTGTGCCCATCCGATCTATCTGTCTGGCTCCACGGTCACCCGCGATGCGCTGACGGGTGAGCTGATCTCTTCCTATTCGACTGCTGGGGAGCCGGGTGAGCGGCTGGCCGTGCGCTGCCGTAACCGCCGCGCGTCGGTCTGTGAGCCGTGCTCCTACCTGCATGCGGGCGACACCTATCAGCTGATCCGCGCGGGCCTGTCCGGTGGCAAGAACGTGCCCGGTGCGGTGCGTAATCAGCCCCGTTTGTTCGTCACGCTGACGGCGCCCTCATTCGGGTCAGTCCATCGCTTCCTCGATGGTGAGCGATGCCGACCGCGCCGGGACGGCGGAGAGTGCGAACACGGGCGTCCGGTCGGCTGCGGCCTGGTGCACGCCGAGAATGACACGGCGCTGGGCCGTCCGCTGTGCGCGGACTGCTACGACCACGTGGCCCATGTGCTGTGGCACGCGCACGCCGGGCGCCTGTGGGACCGGTTCACCACCGCCGTACGGCGTCACCTCGCCTCCGCCGCAGGGATCCCGCGCTCCAAGCTCCGTGACCACCTGGTGGTGTCCTTCGCCAAGGTCGCCGAGTACCAGAAGCGCGCAGCCATCCACTTCCACGGGGTGGTACGCCTCGATGGTCCGGCAGGCCCCGGCGACCCTTCCCCCGACTGGGCCACGGCCCAACTGCTCACCGACGCCGTACACACGGCTGCGCAATCGGCGAACGTGCGCGTCCCGGGATCGGACGCCTACGGAACCGAACTCCTCGCCTTCGGCACACAGTTGGCCGTACGGCCCATCTGGTCCTTCGCCGACGACGAGGGACCCACCGATGACGCGGTCGCTGCCTACGTGGCCAAGTACGTCTCCAAGGGAACGGCCGAAACCGGTGCCGGACTGGACTACCGCGTCACCAGCCTGGACGACATCCACGCAGCCGTCGTCACATCGCACGTGGGGGCCCTGATGGCTACGTGCTGGCGCCTTGGCGGCCTGCCGGAACTGGAACGCCTCCGGCTGCGCTCCTGGGCTCACACGCTCGGCTACCGGGGCCACATCCTCACCAAATCCCGCCGCTACTCCACCACGTACACGGCCCTTCGCGAGGAACGGGCCGAGTACCGGCGTGGCGATACGGACCCGACCGACAGTCCTGCCGTCGTCACGGACTCGAACTGGCGCTACGTCGGCTCCGGCTACACCGCCGGCGCTGCCCTGGTCGCTGCCGGGATCGCAGAAGACCACGTCATGAGCCGCCAACTGGCCCGGGAAGCGATAGAGGACGAGGGGCGGGGGTGGGAGCTGTGA
- a CDS encoding helix-turn-helix domain-containing protein: protein MRGGSNLLMTPDEAAAELGVTKRVLMDSYRRWGIPFLKVGKHVRFRTRDLHNWVEGRMQRD from the coding sequence GTGAGGGGTGGCAGCAACCTGCTCATGACGCCGGACGAGGCAGCCGCAGAACTCGGCGTGACGAAGCGGGTCCTCATGGACTCGTACCGGCGCTGGGGCATCCCGTTCCTCAAGGTCGGCAAGCATGTCCGCTTCCGAACTCGCGATCTGCACAACTGGGTTGAGGGGCGCATGCAGCGAGACTAG